The nucleotide window CGTAACGGCTGTTAGGGATTTGGCGAATTCTGGAACAATTGGCTGGGATCTAGTAATTTCACTCATTGGGGCAACCATTATTGTAGCGATTTTTGCACCCATTACAGTTCGTGCCTACATGCGCCGTGCATAGTGAGTAACGCTAGTAATAGAAAGTGAAGTTATCAACTGAACAAATTGATAAGGAGTGGCGGTTTAATTCCGTGCCATTCCTTTTTTTGTTTTGTAGAAATTTATCACAACATTTAGTCTCAGAGAAAAAGGGTTTAAAAAAGGAGGATAATTTATATCTCTAATTAATCAGAAATGGTAAAATTATCAAATGGGGGTGGATGAAGAATGTCCGATAAAAGTCAAACAAACAATAGTTCAGTTGTTGCTTTAACAGTGGGTATTTTATCATTATTTATTCCGTTTTTGGGATTAATCTTAGGCATTATTGGAATAGTCTTTTCAAGAATAGCTGTAAAACAAATGAATATAACAAATGAAAATGGTCGAGGATTGGCAACCGCCGGTTTAATTTGTAGTATCGTTGGAATAATTATTCAACTTTTAATGGTGTTGGGCTATGTTGCCTTTTTCTCAGTAACCAGTTATATATCCAACTAAAGGTTGGACTTGGTATCAATCGTTTAATAGGTAGGGAACCACTAGGGTCAGACCCCCGTGCTAATGCTTTAGCACACTGGGGGTCTGACCCCTTTTTCGTTGCGATAAAAAAGCATGTTAGATTCCTTTACATGATTATGTTAATAAATCTTTCACCATGATATAAAGTATGTAGAACATTGAATCAAAAGGAGGTTGGATTCGTTGATCAAATCAAAATTAATCCTAATAGGAAATGGAATGGCCGGGGTCAGGGTGATTGAAGAAGTGTTGAAGTTGAACCGAGATCGATTCGAAATCGTTATTTTTGGAAATGAACCCCATCCAAACTATAATCGAATCAGTTTATCAACCGTATTACAAGGAGGTGCTTCCGTTCATGATATCACCTTAAATGACTTGAAATGGTATTCGGACAACAAAATCCGCCTATATACGGGAGAAACAGTCATTTCTATTGACACAGCCATGCAAGTTGTTACCACAGACAAAGGAAATAAAGAAACATATGACAAGCTAATTATTGCGACGGGGTCAAATCCATTTATGCTGCCATTACCAGGAGCAGATAAAGCCGGTGTTACCGCATTTAGAAATATCAAAGACTGCGATGAAATAATTGAATATTCAAAACGCTATAAAAAGGCGGCGGTCATTGGCGGTGGGCTATTGGGACTTGAAGCAGCGCGTGGGTTGTTAAATTTAGGAATGGAAGTGGACGTCATCCATATCCACGACTACTTAATGGAGCGGCAATTAGATCGCACCGCAGGGAAATTAATGCAAAGGGAATTAGAAAAGCAGGGAATGAATTTTCTTTTACAAAAAAACACAACCGAAATTATCGGGAAAAAACATGTCACGGGATTAAGATTTCATGATGGAAGTAAAATCAAGGCGGATTTGGTGGTCATGGCCGTTGGAATTAAGCCCAATGTAGAAATGGCAAAAAATGCGGGCATCCCAGTAAATCGCGGGATTATTGTCAATGACTATTTAGAAACAGGGGTCTCCAATATATATGCTGTGGGGGAATGTGCAGAACATCGAGGAATTGCCTACGGTTTGGTAGCACCGCTCTACCAACAAGGCCAAGTGCTTGCAAAACGACTTTGTGGGATAGAGGACGACGGATATCAAGGTTCAATCCTCTCGACACAATTAAAAGTTTCTGGCGTTGATGTGTTTTCTACGGGGGAAATCAATGAAAGACATGGAACAAAAGTATATAAAGTATACGATGATTGGAGCGGCGTGTATAAAAAAATTCTGATCGAAGACGAGAAAATTACGGGTGCTGTCCTGTTCGGGGATACGAGAGATGGAACCCGATTACTCAGATTAATTAAGAATGGTGCCAAAATGGAGGAGTACCTTGAGACGAGTCAAAATACTGCTTCAGTAAGTAATATCACAGCAGATATGGCAGATGACGAAATCATCTGCGGATGTAACGGTGTCAGTAAAGGAAGAATTGTGGAGGCCATCCAAACGCAAGGTTTAACAACGGTTGATCAGGTAAAAGGCTGTACAAATGCCTCTCGTTCATGTGGTAAATGCAAATCCTTGGTGGAGGATTTATTAGCCTGCACGCTTGGCCGCAACTATCATGCATCTGAGAAGGAGGCCATCTGCAGTTGTACGACATTCTCGAGAGATGATATCGTACAGGAAATTCGTGATAAAGGATTGACACACATTTCTGAGGTAATGAATGTCCTCGGCTGGAAAACAGATGGATGTTCAAAATGTAAGCCAGCCATCAATTATTACTTAGGTATGGTAAATCCTCTTGAGTATCAGGATGAAAAAGAGGCTCGCTATGTCAATGAAAGACTTCATGCCAATATCCAAAAAGATGGAACCTTTTCTGTTGTTCCTAGAATGTACGGCGGTGTGACCACTTCAGATGATTTACGAAAGATTGCTGATGTGGCTGATAAATATCAAGTGGGCACAATCAAAGTGACTGGCGGTCAGCGAATTGATTTACTTGGTGTGAAAAAGGTAGATCTACCCAAGATTTGGGCGGAACTTGATATGCCATCTGGATCCGCTTATGCTAAGGGACTGCGAACGGTAAAAACATGTGTGGGTGAAACGTATTGTCGGTTTGGAACAAAAGATTCAATTGGCATGGGAATTAGAATCGAAAAGAAGTTTGAAGGAATAAATACACCTCACAAATTCAAAATGTCAGTTTCCGCATGTCCACGGAATTGTGCGGAGGGCGGAGTGAAGGATGTCGGGGTGGTTGGTGTGGATGGAGCATGGGAAATGTATGTAGGTGGAAACGGTGGAACACATCTGCGTGCAGCTGATTTATTATTCAAACTTAAGACAGATGATCAGCTGGTTGAGATGATTGGAGCATTCCTACAGTACTATCGTGAGACAGCCAACTATTTAGAAAGAACCTCTGCATGGGTGGACCGTCTTGGGATTGATCATATTCGGGAGGTCCTTTCGGAGGCAGGAAAAGTAAAAGAATTAAATCAACGGCTAGATGAAGCCTTGTCAATCATTCAAGACCCTTGGAAAGAAGTGATTCAGAACAAAACACTAGTAAGAGACTTGTATGAATCAGTGAAAGTTCCAGCAATAATTAAATAATAAGAAGGGAGGAGTAAACATAGATGGAAAATACGTTGCGTCACATTTATATCGGAAATCTATCAGAGATGCCAAAAAAATTAGGAAAAACAGCCACCATAGGCAATAAGGAAATAGCTGTTTTTACCTTAGAAAATGGGGAGATCCGTGCCATTGAAAACCGGTGCCCACATAAAGGCGGAGTTCTTGCGGAAGGAATCGTGAGTGGGGATTATGTGTTTTGCCCGATGCACGATTGGAAAATTTGTTTGTCCGATGGCAATGTGCAGGCTCCTGATAAAGGCTGTGTACAAACATACCCTGTAGAAGTGATAGAAGATCAATTGTTTATTATATTGAAAGATGAATAGATGATAAAAAATGAATCCTTTTGTGTCAAAAATAGAGAGATGAATGGACTTGCC belongs to Neobacillus sp. OS1-2 and includes:
- the nirB gene encoding nitrite reductase large subunit NirB, giving the protein MIKSKLILIGNGMAGVRVIEEVLKLNRDRFEIVIFGNEPHPNYNRISLSTVLQGGASVHDITLNDLKWYSDNKIRLYTGETVISIDTAMQVVTTDKGNKETYDKLIIATGSNPFMLPLPGADKAGVTAFRNIKDCDEIIEYSKRYKKAAVIGGGLLGLEAARGLLNLGMEVDVIHIHDYLMERQLDRTAGKLMQRELEKQGMNFLLQKNTTEIIGKKHVTGLRFHDGSKIKADLVVMAVGIKPNVEMAKNAGIPVNRGIIVNDYLETGVSNIYAVGECAEHRGIAYGLVAPLYQQGQVLAKRLCGIEDDGYQGSILSTQLKVSGVDVFSTGEINERHGTKVYKVYDDWSGVYKKILIEDEKITGAVLFGDTRDGTRLLRLIKNGAKMEEYLETSQNTASVSNITADMADDEIICGCNGVSKGRIVEAIQTQGLTTVDQVKGCTNASRSCGKCKSLVEDLLACTLGRNYHASEKEAICSCTTFSRDDIVQEIRDKGLTHISEVMNVLGWKTDGCSKCKPAINYYLGMVNPLEYQDEKEARYVNERLHANIQKDGTFSVVPRMYGGVTTSDDLRKIADVADKYQVGTIKVTGGQRIDLLGVKKVDLPKIWAELDMPSGSAYAKGLRTVKTCVGETYCRFGTKDSIGMGIRIEKKFEGINTPHKFKMSVSACPRNCAEGGVKDVGVVGVDGAWEMYVGGNGGTHLRAADLLFKLKTDDQLVEMIGAFLQYYRETANYLERTSAWVDRLGIDHIREVLSEAGKVKELNQRLDEALSIIQDPWKEVIQNKTLVRDLYESVKVPAIIK
- the nirD gene encoding nitrite reductase small subunit NirD, which gives rise to MENTLRHIYIGNLSEMPKKLGKTATIGNKEIAVFTLENGEIRAIENRCPHKGGVLAEGIVSGDYVFCPMHDWKICLSDGNVQAPDKGCVQTYPVEVIEDQLFIILKDE
- a CDS encoding DUF4190 domain-containing protein yields the protein MSDKSQTNNSSVVALTVGILSLFIPFLGLILGIIGIVFSRIAVKQMNITNENGRGLATAGLICSIVGIIIQLLMVLGYVAFFSVTSYISN